The Mercurialis annua linkage group LG8, ddMerAnnu1.2, whole genome shotgun sequence genome window below encodes:
- the LOC126661795 gene encoding uncharacterized protein LOC126661795, with translation MSTCRQYHNKLSREDYFKKIVIESLDLDEERLTALDHLEGQKRKGERAYNKRVKPKSFVVGDLVWKASLPIGHKDRRFGKWSPNWEGPFIVTTKLTGGAYVLENIDGEEHERAINGQFLKKYVPRC, from the coding sequence ATGTCTACTTGCCGCCAGTATCATAATAAATTGTCTAGAGAAGATTATTTCAAGAAGATTGTGATAGAATCCCTTGATTTGGATGAAGAAAGATTAACAGCATTAGACCATCTTGAGGGTCAGAAGAGAAAGGGTGAACGAGCATACAATAAGCGAGTGAAACCGAAATCGTTTGTCGTGGGCGATTTGGTGTGGAAAGCGAGTTTGCCCATTGGTCACAAGGATAGGCGATTTGGAAAATGGAGTCCGAATTGGGAGGGACCATTTATCGTGACTACTAAGCTAACTGGTGGTGCTTATGTCTTGGAAAATATTGACGGTGAAGAACATGAGAGGGCGATTAACGGTCAGTTCTTAAAGAAATATGTTCCTAGATGCTAG